The Bacteroidales bacterium sequence GAAATACTTCCCCGTTTTTGATTGTGATTGTTTCTTCTTTCATGGTACTAATCTTTTTGTTATGATTTATAACCAATTTGTTTTCTTGGATTAGAATTAGGTTCGGGCTTACTTAATAGTTTCGTTAAGGCTTGGTATATTTCGTTAAATTGCACATCTGTACTTTCCTCCAACGCCTCAATACGTTTCAATAATTCTTCGTGTCCAATTACCATTTGTCGCATCAGAACAAAAGCCCGCATGATGGAAATATTTACTTGAATGGCGGTCTTACTCCGTAGAACTGATGAAAGCATGGCTACTCCTTGTTCTGTGAATACCATTATTAAGGACACGCCAACGTTATATCCAGAGGGTATCACATTTTGTGATACCCCTATATTCACAATCATATCGCTTTCTTCCCTTGTTAATTCGAACATAAAGTCTGATGGAAATTTGTCCATATTTCGTTTAACTGCTTGTTTTAATGCTCTTGTTTCTACTTGATACAATTCTGCCAACTGAAAGTCCAACATTACCCTGTAACCTCGAACTTCAAAAATTTTATTTTGAATAATTTGTAATTCCATAATTTTGTGTTTTATTGATTTATAACTAATTTTGTCTCTATTCCTTTAAGTTTTCCTGCTAACATTGCCATATCATCACT is a genomic window containing:
- a CDS encoding ORF6N domain-containing protein — protein: MELQIIQNKIFEVRGYRVMLDFQLAELYQVETRALKQAVKRNMDKFPSDFMFELTREESDMIVNIGVSQNVIPSGYNVGVSLIMVFTEQGVAMLSSVLRSKTAIQVNISIMRAFVLMRQMVIGHEELLKRIEALEESTDVQFNEIYQALTKLLSKPEPNSNPRKQIGYKS